One segment of Carcharodon carcharias isolate sCarCar2 chromosome 27 unlocalized genomic scaffold, sCarCar2.pri SUPER_27_unloc_8, whole genome shotgun sequence DNA contains the following:
- the LOC121273985 gene encoding zinc finger protein 239-like: protein MEGANGKPEKERAHPGPGSGRGLSQPASGRSAERPYKCGDCGKGYNTQSELETHRRSHTGERPFSCPVCEKGFTRSSDLRVHQRVHTGERPFSCPVCEKSFTRSSHLLTHQRVHTGERPYSCSVCGKGFTQLSNRLRHQRLHTGERPFTCPVCRKGFTDSSTLLRHQRLHTEERPFTCSVCGKGFTRSPHLLTHQRVHTGERPFSCSVCGRRFTQSSHLLTHQHSHTGERPFRCSVCGRGFTQLSLLLAHQHLHAENNPVKYPDGEAGGGEGGEPAQPGERPFKCSVCAKAFTCLSHLLRHLRVHSGERPFQCSVCEKGFTQSSSLLTHQRIHTGERPFSCSQCGKGFSRSSHLLRHQRIHV, encoded by the exons ATGGAAGGAGCTAACGGCAAGCCAGAGAAGGAGAGGGCCCACCCGGGTCCCGGGAGCGGCCGAGGACTGAGCCAGCCGGCGAGTGGCCGCAGCGCTGAGCGGCCTTACAAGTGCGGGGACTGCGGGAAGGGCTACAACACCCAGTCCGAGCTGGAGACGCACCGGCGCAGCCACACCGGCGAGCGGCCCTTCTCCTGCCCCGTCTGCGAGAAGGGCTTCACCCGCTCGTCCGACCTGAGGGTGCACCAGCGGGTCCACACCGGCGAGCGGCCCTTCTCCTGCCCCGTCTGCGAGAAGAGCTTCACCCGCTCgtcccacctcctcacccaccaacGGGTCCACACCGGCGAGCGGCCCTACAGCTGCTCGGTCTGCGGCAAGGGCTTCACCCAGCTCTCCAACCGGCTGCGGCACCAGAGGCTGCACACGGGCGAGCGGCCCTTCACCTGCCCCGTCTGCCGCAAGGGCTTCACTGACTCCTCCACCCTGCTGCGGCACCAGCGGCTGCACACCGAGGAGCGGCCCTTCACCTGCTCGGTCTGCGGCAAGGGCTTCACCCGCTCgcctcacctcctcacccaccagcGGGTCCACACGGGCGAGCGGCCCTTCTCCTGCTCGGTCTGCGGCCGCCGCTTCACCCAGTCCTCCCACCTGCTGACCCACCAGCACAGCCACACCGGCGAGCGGCCCTTCCGCTGCTCGGTCTGCGGCCGCGGCTTCACCCAGCTCTCCCTTCTCCTGGCCCACCAGCACCTGCACGCCGAGAACAATCCTGTCAAGTACCCGGACGGCGaggcgggcgggggggagggagggga GCCGGCCCAGCCCGGCGAGCGGCCCTTCAAGTGCTCGGTCTGCGCCAAGGCCTTCACCTGCCTCTCCCACCTGCTGCGGCATCTGCGGGTGCACAGCGGCGAGCGCCCCTTCCAGTGCTCGGTCTGCGAGAAGGGCTTCACCCAGTCGTCCAGCCTGCTGACCCACCAGCGCATCCACACGGGCGAGCGgcccttctcctgctcccagtgcGGCAAGGGCTTCTCCCGCTCCTCTCACCTCCTGAGGCACCAGCGCATCCACGTTTGA